Proteins encoded within one genomic window of Trichoderma asperellum chromosome 2, complete sequence:
- a CDS encoding uncharacterized protein (EggNog:ENOG41~SECRETED:SignalP(1-19)~TransMembrane:1 (n3-13c18/19o215-241i)): MRVSAIVPAVLSLASVSSAHFLMNYPDSIGFDDDKEGTAPCGGFTPDLSSGSKQLVDFHVGGDSLAMRATHNQVTWLFRVTLDGTAQSGWKQIFPIVEQSGLGDFCEPHITLPSSYAGKKGVISVVTDAPDGLLYQCIAANFVSGSIDPPSACKNASITASFVDDSKLSALVSGSVSGSGSSSNTTSGGSSSTASSTQSSTAAATSTKNAAPGQLAAWSVSAFGLGSALTAVSMVLAGGALMI; encoded by the exons ATGCGTGTCTCGGCCATCGTCCCCGCCGTCCTCTCCCTCGCCTCCGTCTCGTCGGCGCACTTCCTCATGAACTATCCCGACTCCATCGGcttcgacgacgacaaggagGGCACCGCTCCCTGCGGCGGCTTCACGCCCGACCTCTCCTCTGGCTCCAAGCAGCTCGTCGACTTCCACGTTGGCGGCGACTCCCTGGCCATGCGCGCCACCCACAACCAGGTCACTTGGCTGTTCCGCGTCACCCTCGACGGCACCGCCCAGTCTGGCTGGAAGCAAATCTTCCCCATTGTCGAGCAGAGCGGCCTGGGCGACTTTTGCGAGCCTCACATCACGCTGCCCTCTAGCTATGCCGGCAAGAAGGGCGTCATTAGCGTCGTGACTGATGCGCCAGATGGTCTTTTGTACCAG TGCATTGCTGCCAACTTCGTCTCTGGATCCATCGATCCCCCCTCGGCCTGCAAAAACGCCTCCATCACCGCCAGCTTCGTCGACGACTCCAAGCTCTCGGCCCTCGTCTCCGGAAGcgtctctggctctggcagcTCCTCCAACACCACCAGCGGAGGATCCTCCTCTACTGCCTCCAGCACTCAGAGCAGtaccgctgctgccaccTCCACCAAAAATGCTGCCCCTGGCCAGCTCGCTGCTTGGTCCGTCTCGGCCTTTGGCCTGGGCAGTGCCTTGACTGCCGTGTCTATGGTTCTTGCTGGCGGCGCTCTGATGATTTGA
- a CDS encoding uncharacterized protein (EggNog:ENOG41~TransMembrane:7 (o27-45i107-129o149-169i181-199o219-238i245-265o271-293i)), with product MDMGGMDMSGDGMTGMGSDINHRFARAYWYITATVVASLMAIRGINHIGAIKRLKAARDPSSNPHPTRPNGLLSQAWATITAIIREISLPQYFVPIRHFTWLTPPPLGRVLILLCYWSVIAYFMSWHAVVHDVNFWERIGYRNAWVTLTQLPMIFLLSMKVNVIGFLVGTGHERLNWLHRWVARTMFVTATVHGFHFWTEWVLADFVDLELETMPMVKYGLGAWAILLWNVVIGFVPIRRLAYEVWVLQHVAASIAMLVLVYLHIPTNARFLFWLAVSFLVFDRAARWALLLWQNLRFKTGGSACQGRRRVGHQILARAVADTTTVVTIKDVHFNWTPGQHVYLWIPRLGPLEAHPYTIACARKIEGTCCCNSVQLILRKHKGFSKRIHTYASKNPEASLTGFLSGPYGTPPRWDIYETMVLIGASTGASFTLPLLEAAAQADFVGCVKRIEVLFVARSYREIEYYVQRAQKAGEALSTKGVIVNIHVAITSSGLGSDGLPLSRNETNISHITASSSGDDGINLKGETAVKSPHENSSCCCTGNKSSSDEKKEIQEQQEKSTSSLPIVREYTTRPDIEQLIRQPVEVAFGETAVVVCGGPEIVATTRNCVSRLSDERAVHKGTGAQGIYLHVEEYSF from the exons ATGGATATGGGCGGCATGGACATGAGCGGCGATGGCATGACGGGCATGGGCTCCGACATCAACCATCGCTTCGCCCGCGCCTACTGGTACATCACAGCTACCGTTGTGGCATCACTCATGGCCATCCGCGGCATCAACCACATTGGCGCCATCAAGAG ACTCAAAGCCGCTCGCGATCCCTCGTCAAACCCGCATCCAACCCGCCCCAACGGCCTCCTCTCCCAAGCATGGgccaccatcaccgccatcatCCGCGAAATCTCCCTCCCGCAGTACTTCGTGCCCATCCGCCACTTCACCTGGCTCACTCCCCCGCCTCTGGGCCGCGTCCTTATCCTGCTCTGCTACTGGTCCGTCATTGCCTACTTCATGTCCTGGCATGCCGTCGTCCACGACGTCAACTTCTGGGAGCGCATCGGCTATCGCAACGCATGGGTCACGCTCACGCAGCTGCCCATGATCTTCCTGCTGTCGATGAAGGTCAACGTCATTGGCTTCTTGGTTGGGACGGGCCATGAGAGGCTCAACTGGCTGCATCGATGGGTTGCGCGCACAATGTTTGTCACGGCGACGGTGCATGGTTTCCACTTTTGGACCGAGTGGGTGCTCGCAGACTTTGTCGATCTGGAATTGGAGACCATGCCCATGGTCAAATACGGCCTGGGCGCCTGGGCCATCTTGCTGTGGAATGTGGTGATTGGTTTTGTGCCCATCCGCAGACTGGCGTACGAGGTCTGGGTCCTGCAGCACGTGGCCGCGTCCATTGCGATGCTGGTGCTCGTCTATCTTCACATTCCCACAAACGCTCGCTTCCTGTTCTGGCTGGCCGTCTCgttcctcgtcttcgatcGTGCCGCTCGCTGGGCTCTCCTCCTGTGGCAGAATCTGAGATTCAAGACCGGCGGATCAGCCTGCCAGGGCAGAAGACGAGTTGGTCACCAAATCTTGGCTCGAGCAGTGGCCGATACCACCACCGTTGTTACCATCAAGGACGTACACTTCAATTGGACCCCCGGCCAGCATGTCTATCTGTGGATTCCACGACTGGGCCCCCTGGAAGCACATCCTTACACCATTGCTTGTGCCCGCAAGATTGAAGggacttgctgctgcaacagcGTCCAGCTCATCCTGCGCAAGCACAAGGGCTTCTCAAAGCGCATCCACACCTATGCTTCCAAGAACCCGGAGGCCTCGCTCACGGGATTCCTCTCCGGCCCATACGGCACACCTCCTCGATGGGATATTTACGAAACCATGGTCCTCATTGGAGCTTCCACCGGAGCGAGTTTCAcactgcctctgcttgaAGCCGCGGCCCAAGCCGACTTTGTTGGCTGCGTGAAGAGAATTGAAGTGCTCTTTGTGGCAAGGTCATACAGGGAAATTGAATACTATGTCCAGCGGGCTCAAAAAGCAGGCGAAGCTCTCTCCACAAAGGGCGTCATCGTCAACATCCACGTCGCCATCACCAGCTCCGGCCTCGGCAGCGATGGACTCCCCCTCTCACGTAACGAGACTAACATTTCACACATcacagccagcagcagcggcgacgATGGCATCAACCTCAAGGGGGAAACAGCCGTCAAATCACCCCACGAAAACtcatcctgctgctgcactggcAACAAATCCAGCagcgatgagaagaaggagatacAGGAGCAGCAGGAGAAATCCACTTCCAGCCTCCCTATCGTCCGCGAATACACTACCCGCCCTGACATTGAGCAGCTGATCCGCCAGCCTGTCGAGGTTGCCTTTGGCGAGACCGCAGTGGTGGTCTGTGGAGGACCAGAGATTGTCGCCACGACGCGCAACTGCGTGAGCAGACTGAGCGATGAGCGGGCGGTGCACAAGGGAACTGGGGCGCAGGGCATTTATCTCCACGTAGAGGAGTATTCATTCTGA